A single genomic interval of Macadamia integrifolia cultivar HAES 741 chromosome 6, SCU_Mint_v3, whole genome shotgun sequence harbors:
- the LOC122080872 gene encoding uncharacterized protein LOC122080872 isoform X2 has product MEMLDLSGFEDGSDGADNGASERSSKVPVVGTAFKSENEAYKFYNAYARTKGFGVKKLQVDRARKDGIQGEAVNRVFTCVKEGLRDDIYRGYRDKEVQYQDTARMGCKAAMQIKKCPSGWVVTKFIEEHNHELVPSLWYLQRTFDVLVHIAKESKERCNVAVDCLKEAIQRCSRIEVRSNADPDANQGGAPNSQQESIRFINFDYNSFSDLAKTKGWPTSSNPKVLYDRHASKNRNKCGNCDELGHNLRTCPLPLNPQRLKSWKPATWPANSTPKAWYDQAKNRNKCGNCDGLGHNLRTCPLPPNPQRDKSGKATTPTTSKSKAWYDQVDNHNKCGNCDALGHNLRTCPLPLNPERSKSQKRHATQSPSNVQGTSSNHRQGELRNEFGMDSRGVGVLATQAALQASSVTVCHPRNN; this is encoded by the exons ATGGAAATGTTGG ATCTTTCGGGATTTGAGGATGGGTCTGATGGTGCAGATAATGGAGCGAGTGAGAGATCCAGTAAGGTACCTGTTGTTGGTACGGCGTTCAAGAGTGAGAATGAGGCTTACAAATTTTACAATGCATATGCAAGGACAAAAGGCTTTGGTGTAAAGAAGTTGCAAGTGGACCGTGCTCGTAAGGATGGCATCCAGGGGGAGGCTGTCAATCGAGTATTTACTTGTGTTAAGGAGGGGTTGAGAGATGATATTTACAGGGGTTACAGAGATAAGGAGGTCCAGTATCAGGATACAGCAAGGATGGGCTGCAAAGCTGCCATGCAGATTAAAAAATGCCCTAGTGGTTGGGTTGTCACAAAGTttattgaggaacataatcatGAACTGGTTCCAAGCCTGTGGTATTTACAGCGTACCTTTGACGTACTCGTTCATATTGCTAAAGAGTCAAAAGAGAGATGCAATGTTGCAGTCGATTGCCTAAAAGAAGCCATTCAGAGATGTTCTCGTATTGAAGTGAGGTCCAATGCTGACCCTGATGCAAATCAAGGGGGTGCACCAAATAGCCAGCAAGAGAGTATTAGATTTATAAATTTTGATTATAACAGTTTCTCTGATCTGGCAAAGACAAAAGGCTGGCCAACCTCCTCCAATCCTAAAGTATTGTATGATCGACATGCATCCAAGAACCGCAACAAGTGTGGGAACTGTGACGAACTTGGTCATAACCTGAGGACATGCCCCTTG CCTCTAAACCCACAACGCTTGAAGTCTTGGAAACCTGCAACGTGGCCAGCCAACTCAACGCCCAAAGCATGGTATGACCAAGCAAAGAACCGCAACAAGTGTGGGAACTGTGATGGACTTGGTCATAACCTGAGGACATGCCCCTTG CCTCCAAACCCACAACGTGACAAGTCTGGCAAGGCCACAACACCAACCACCTCAAAATCCAAAGCATGGTACGACCAAGTCGATAACCACAACAAGTGTGGGAACTGTGACGCACTTGGTCATAACCTGAGGACATGCCCCTTG CCTCTTAACCCAGAACGTAGCAAGTCTCAGAAACGCCATGCAACACAATCCCCCTCAAACGTGCAAGGAACTTCTTCAAACCATCGCCAAG GAGAATTAAGAAATGAATTTGGGATGGATTCTCGGGGAGTTGGGGTCTTAGCAACACAAGCTGCATTGCAAGCTTCCTCAGTAACAGTGTGCCACCCCAGGAACAACTAA
- the LOC122080872 gene encoding uncharacterized protein LOC122080872 isoform X4 produces MIISGDLSGFEDGSDGADNGASERSSKVPVVGTAFKSENEAYKFYNAYARTKGFGVKKLQVDRARKDGIQGEAVNRVFTCVKEGLRDDIYRGYRDKEVQYQDTARMGCKAAMQIKKCPSGWVVTKFIEEHNHELVPSLWYLQRTFDVLVHIAKESKERCNVAVDCLKEAIQRCSRIEVRSNADPDANQGGAPNSQQESIRFINFDYNSFSDLAKTKGWPTSSNPKVLYDRHASKNRNKCGNCDELGHNLRTCPLPPNPQRDKSGKATTPTTSKSKAWYDQVDNHNKCGNCDALGHNLRTCPLPLNPERSKSQKRHATQSPSNVQGTSSNHRQGELRNEFGMDSRGVGVLATQAALQASSVTVCHPRNN; encoded by the exons ATGATCATAAGTGGAG ATCTTTCGGGATTTGAGGATGGGTCTGATGGTGCAGATAATGGAGCGAGTGAGAGATCCAGTAAGGTACCTGTTGTTGGTACGGCGTTCAAGAGTGAGAATGAGGCTTACAAATTTTACAATGCATATGCAAGGACAAAAGGCTTTGGTGTAAAGAAGTTGCAAGTGGACCGTGCTCGTAAGGATGGCATCCAGGGGGAGGCTGTCAATCGAGTATTTACTTGTGTTAAGGAGGGGTTGAGAGATGATATTTACAGGGGTTACAGAGATAAGGAGGTCCAGTATCAGGATACAGCAAGGATGGGCTGCAAAGCTGCCATGCAGATTAAAAAATGCCCTAGTGGTTGGGTTGTCACAAAGTttattgaggaacataatcatGAACTGGTTCCAAGCCTGTGGTATTTACAGCGTACCTTTGACGTACTCGTTCATATTGCTAAAGAGTCAAAAGAGAGATGCAATGTTGCAGTCGATTGCCTAAAAGAAGCCATTCAGAGATGTTCTCGTATTGAAGTGAGGTCCAATGCTGACCCTGATGCAAATCAAGGGGGTGCACCAAATAGCCAGCAAGAGAGTATTAGATTTATAAATTTTGATTATAACAGTTTCTCTGATCTGGCAAAGACAAAAGGCTGGCCAACCTCCTCCAATCCTAAAGTATTGTATGATCGACATGCATCCAAGAACCGCAACAAGTGTGGGAACTGTGACGAACTTGGTCATAACCTGAGGACATGCCCCTTG CCTCCAAACCCACAACGTGACAAGTCTGGCAAGGCCACAACACCAACCACCTCAAAATCCAAAGCATGGTACGACCAAGTCGATAACCACAACAAGTGTGGGAACTGTGACGCACTTGGTCATAACCTGAGGACATGCCCCTTG CCTCTTAACCCAGAACGTAGCAAGTCTCAGAAACGCCATGCAACACAATCCCCCTCAAACGTGCAAGGAACTTCTTCAAACCATCGCCAAG GAGAATTAAGAAATGAATTTGGGATGGATTCTCGGGGAGTTGGGGTCTTAGCAACACAAGCTGCATTGCAAGCTTCCTCAGTAACAGTGTGCCACCCCAGGAACAACTAA
- the LOC122080790 gene encoding pentatricopeptide repeat-containing protein At3g24000, mitochondrial, whose amino-acid sequence MYGKKLTAFKFRPAVSTVSLPIHTLPEKPPNSTQRGAKKPTNHGIQFLSYHPNPEIFAFPQKGFSEITSLITGRALHAHCVKYSTLLSLINSNTLINMYSKLGRVDTARLVFDQMPRRNEASWNTMISGYVREGLHLEAIGLFCEMRDKSVNINKFVLASLITACNKSTSMVCQGIQIHGFVLKIGLLHDVFVGTSLLHFYGTYGSTSNAQRVFEEMPDRNVVSWTSLMVAYSNNGDPENAVKIYQKMRRDGVSCNQNSFTTLISSCALIEDELLGLQVLVHVLVSGLESNVSVANSLIYMFGSFGSVESACYVFDRMEERDTISWNSMISAYSQNGFCEKSLRCFHQMRHANVKPNSTTVSSMISACSSVDNLSWGKGIHGVTVKLGMNSIICVCNTLVTLYTESGRPKDAELLFLEMPERDLISWNSMMACYAQDGEFRGALNLLAEMFRNKKIINHVTFASALAACSSIEALIMGKTVHALIIREVLHENLLVGNALVTMYGKCGAIRIAELVVHSMPQRDVITWNALIGGHAENEVAHEAIKAFNLMRKDGMPANYITMVNVLGALSAPDHLLKYGMPFHAHMVITRFEADDYVKNALITMYANCGDLDSSNFIFSGLQNKNVVAWNAMIAANAHHGHGEEALKLFVEMLHAGLTLDQFSFSGGLSASANLALLEEGQQLHDLVIKLGFESNLHVTNAAMDMYGKCGEMGDLLKILPKAINRSRLSWNILISGFGRHGHFERAREAFHEMLEWGPNPDHVTFVALLAACSHGGLVDEGLAYFASMTSEFGVLPGIEHCVCIIDLLGRSGRLHDAERFIKEMPVPPNDLVWRSLLAACRTHRNLELGRIAAENLLKLNPSDDSAYVLLSNVCAISGRWDDVENVRRKMKAHNIKKKPACSWIKVKDKVSSFGIGDRSHPQARQIYAKLKEILNMIKEAGYVPDTSFALHDTDEEQKLHNLWNHSEKLALAFGLINMPACLPIRIFKNLRVCGDCHSVYKFVSGAVNRDIILRDPYRFHHFSRGKCSCCDYW is encoded by the coding sequence ATGTATGGCAAGAAACTCACTGCTTTCAAATTCAGGCCAGCTGTCTCCACTGTCTCACTCCCCATCCATACCCTTCCTGAAAAGCCACCAAACTCAACCCAACGTGGAGCCAAAAAACCCACAAACCATGGGATCCAATTCCTTTCCTACCACCCAAACCCTGAAATTTTTGCTTTTCCCCAAAAGGGTTTCTCAGAAATCACCAGTTTGATCACTGGGAGAGCTTTACATGCCCATTGTGTTAAGTATTCAACCCTTCTCAGCCTAATCAACTCAAACACGTTGATTAACATGTATTCAAAACTGGGAAGGGTAGATACTGCTCGTTTGGTGTTCGATCAAATGCCTCGAAGAAATGAAGCTTCATGGAATACTATGATTTCAGGTTATGTAAGAGAGGGTTTGCATCTGGAAGCAATTGGATTATTCTGCGAAATGCGGGACAAAAGcgttaatataaataaatttgtACTTGCCAGTCTGATAACTGCTTGCAACAAGTCGACATCGATGGTCTGCCAAGGAATTCAAATCCAtggttttgttttaaaaattggattatTGCATGATGTGTTTGTGGGTACATCACTTCTGCACTTCTACGGTACGTATGGTTCAACTTCTAATGCTCAGAGGGTTTTTGAGGAGATGCCTGATCGGAATGTAGTTTCTTGGACTTCCTTAATGGTAGCTTATTCGAACAATGGAGATCCAGAGAATGCTGTGAAGATTTACCAGAAAATGAGGCGTGATGGAGTCAGTTGCAATCAGAACTCTTTCACGACGTTAATTAGTTCATGTGCTTTGATTGAGGATGAATTGTTAGGCCTTCAGGTTCTTGTGCATGTTCTGGTTTCCGGATTGGAGTCTAATGTGTCTGTGGCAAACTCCCTTATATACATGTTTGGTAGTTTTGGATCTGTGGAGAGTGCGTGCTATGTCTTTGATCGAATGGAAGAACGTGATACAATATCATGGAATTCGATGATATCTGCATATTCACAGAATGGATTCTGCGAGAAATCACTTAGATGTTTCCATCAGATGCGGCATGCTAATGTGAAACCCAATTCTACAACAGTATCCAGTATGATTTCAGCTTGTAGTTCTGTTGATAATCTGAGTTGGGGCAAAGGTATTCATGGTGTCACTGTTAAACTTGGCATGAATTCAATTATATGCGTTTGCAATACTCTCGTCACCTTGTATACTGAGTCTGGAAGACCTAAAGATGCAGAGCTGTTGTTCTTAGAGATGCCGGAAAGGGATTTGATTTCATGGAATTCAATGATGGCTTGCTATGCGCAAGATGGGGAGTTCCGAGGTGCCCTGAATCTCTTGGCAGAAATGTTTaggaataagaaaataataaatcacGTAACTTTTGCTAGTGCTTTAGCTGCATGTTCAAGTATTGAGGCTCTGATCATGGGAAAGACTGTTCATGCGCTTATAATCCGAGAGGTACTCCATGAGAATTTGCTTGTAGGTAATGCATTAGTCACCATGTATGGAAAGTGTGGTGCAATTAGGATAGCTGAACTAGTAGTCCATTCAATGCCCCAGCGCGATGTTATCACATGGAATGCACTCATAGGTGGTCATGCAGAGAATGAAGTAGCTCATGAGGCAATAAAGGCTTTTAACTTGATGAGAAAAGATGGCATGCCTGCAAATTATATCACCATGGTAAATGTTCTGGGTGCTTTGTCAGCTCCTGATCATTTATTGAAATACGGGATGCCATTCCATGCCCATATGGTTATAACAAGATTCGAAGCAGATGATTATGTGAAGAATGCTCTTATTACAATGTATGCCAACTGTGGTGATCTAGATTCAAGCAACTTCATCTTCAGTGGACTGCAGAATAAAAATGTTGTTGCATGGAATGCAATGATTGCTGCAAATGCACATCATGGTCATGGAGAGGAAGCTCTAAAACTTTTTGTGGAAATGCTACATGCTGGATTGACATTAGATCAATTCAGCTTCTCTGGAGGCCTTTCTGCTAGTGCTAACTTAGCATTATTGGAGGAAGGACAACAACTTCATGACCTGGTAATTAAACTTGGGTTTGAATCAAATCTCCATGTTACAAATGCAGCAATGGATATGTATGGAAAATGTGGGGAAATGGGCGATCTACTGAAAATACTTCCCAAAGCAATCAACCGATCACGATTATCATGGAACATATTAATATCCGGTTTTGGCAGACATGGGCATTTTGAAAGAGCCAGAGAAGCTTTCCATGAAATGCTTGAATGGGGACCAAATCCAGACCATGTTACTTTTGTTGCGCTTCTCGCTGCATGCAGCCATGGGGGTCTTGTAGATGAGGGACTGGCTTACTTTGCTTCAATGACTTCAGAATTTGGGGTCCTGCCTGGAATAGAGCATTGTGTATGTATAATCGATCTCCTTGGGCGATCGGGGAGGCTTCATGATGCTGAAAGGTTTATTAAGGAAATGCCAGTGCCACCCAATGACCTTGTTTGGCGGAGTCTGTTAGCTGCATGTAGAACTCATCGTAATTTGGAGCTTGGGAGAATAGCTGCTGAAAATCTTCTGAAGTTGAACCCATCAGATGACTCGGCTTATGTTCTTCTGTCAAATGTATGTGCAATTAGTGGGAGGTGGGACGATGTAGAGAATGTCAGAAGGAAAATGAAAGCGCATAACATTAAGAAGAAACCTGCTTGTAGTTGGATTAAAGTGAAAGACAAGGTGAGTTCATTTGGTATTGGAGACCGGTCTCACCCACAGGCCAGGCAGATTTATGCCAAGTTGAAGGAGATTTTGAATATGATCAAAGAAGCAGGTTATGTCCCCGATACAAGCTTTGCGTTGCATGACACAGATGAAGAGCAGAAACTGCACAATCTTTGGAACCACAGTGAGAAGCTGGCCCTTGCATTTGGCTTGATTAATATGCCAGCATGTTTGCCCATCAGAATTTTCAAGAATCTACGTGTTTGTGGTGATTGTCATTCTGTTTACAAGTTTGTTAGTGGAGCTGTCAATAGGGATATTATTCTGCGAGATCCTTATCGGTTCCACCATTTCAGTAGAGGCAAATGTTCTTGTTGTGATTATTGGTAG
- the LOC122080872 gene encoding uncharacterized protein LOC122080872 isoform X1, translated as MIISGDLSGFEDGSDGADNGASERSSKVPVVGTAFKSENEAYKFYNAYARTKGFGVKKLQVDRARKDGIQGEAVNRVFTCVKEGLRDDIYRGYRDKEVQYQDTARMGCKAAMQIKKCPSGWVVTKFIEEHNHELVPSLWYLQRTFDVLVHIAKESKERCNVAVDCLKEAIQRCSRIEVRSNADPDANQGGAPNSQQESIRFINFDYNSFSDLAKTKGWPTSSNPKVLYDRHASKNRNKCGNCDELGHNLRTCPLPLNPQRLKSWKPATWPANSTPKAWYDQAKNRNKCGNCDGLGHNLRTCPLPPNPQRDKSGKATTPTTSKSKAWYDQVDNHNKCGNCDALGHNLRTCPLPLNPERSKSQKRHATQSPSNVQGTSSNHRQGELRNEFGMDSRGVGVLATQAALQASSVTVCHPRNN; from the exons ATGATCATAAGTGGAG ATCTTTCGGGATTTGAGGATGGGTCTGATGGTGCAGATAATGGAGCGAGTGAGAGATCCAGTAAGGTACCTGTTGTTGGTACGGCGTTCAAGAGTGAGAATGAGGCTTACAAATTTTACAATGCATATGCAAGGACAAAAGGCTTTGGTGTAAAGAAGTTGCAAGTGGACCGTGCTCGTAAGGATGGCATCCAGGGGGAGGCTGTCAATCGAGTATTTACTTGTGTTAAGGAGGGGTTGAGAGATGATATTTACAGGGGTTACAGAGATAAGGAGGTCCAGTATCAGGATACAGCAAGGATGGGCTGCAAAGCTGCCATGCAGATTAAAAAATGCCCTAGTGGTTGGGTTGTCACAAAGTttattgaggaacataatcatGAACTGGTTCCAAGCCTGTGGTATTTACAGCGTACCTTTGACGTACTCGTTCATATTGCTAAAGAGTCAAAAGAGAGATGCAATGTTGCAGTCGATTGCCTAAAAGAAGCCATTCAGAGATGTTCTCGTATTGAAGTGAGGTCCAATGCTGACCCTGATGCAAATCAAGGGGGTGCACCAAATAGCCAGCAAGAGAGTATTAGATTTATAAATTTTGATTATAACAGTTTCTCTGATCTGGCAAAGACAAAAGGCTGGCCAACCTCCTCCAATCCTAAAGTATTGTATGATCGACATGCATCCAAGAACCGCAACAAGTGTGGGAACTGTGACGAACTTGGTCATAACCTGAGGACATGCCCCTTG CCTCTAAACCCACAACGCTTGAAGTCTTGGAAACCTGCAACGTGGCCAGCCAACTCAACGCCCAAAGCATGGTATGACCAAGCAAAGAACCGCAACAAGTGTGGGAACTGTGATGGACTTGGTCATAACCTGAGGACATGCCCCTTG CCTCCAAACCCACAACGTGACAAGTCTGGCAAGGCCACAACACCAACCACCTCAAAATCCAAAGCATGGTACGACCAAGTCGATAACCACAACAAGTGTGGGAACTGTGACGCACTTGGTCATAACCTGAGGACATGCCCCTTG CCTCTTAACCCAGAACGTAGCAAGTCTCAGAAACGCCATGCAACACAATCCCCCTCAAACGTGCAAGGAACTTCTTCAAACCATCGCCAAG GAGAATTAAGAAATGAATTTGGGATGGATTCTCGGGGAGTTGGGGTCTTAGCAACACAAGCTGCATTGCAAGCTTCCTCAGTAACAGTGTGCCACCCCAGGAACAACTAA
- the LOC122081461 gene encoding polygalacturonase QRT3-like produces MTRKALLISVLVGLVGFIAVHAYGENANMGSFPESSYYDKMKQMQRLKASLLRPDLAPVSEISISPSPSYTPTMLSRSRIYRVMDYGADPSGKTDSTEALLRAISDAFQAPSDRILMQGIINLGGAEVYLEGGSYLISHPLQLPSSGGGNLLIHGGSLQASDDFPADRYLIELSTSSANEDIQEKPNSMEEQLSSSTYSYEFITLKDLLLDSNYRGGGILVINSLRTTIGNCYITHFTSNGVLVKGGHETYIRNSFLGQHITAGNDPGERNFSGIAINLRSNDNAVKDVVIFSAATGILVSGQANTLSGVHCYNKATGFGGTGIYLQLPGLTQTRIVNSYLDYTGIVAEDPVQLHVSNSLFLGDAFVLFKSIKGVVRGVNIVDNMFSGSDNGIDIVQLDQSNGPFTNIDQVVIDRNNVNGMRVKATVARGLKQGNGSLWDIDFNQVLLFPNLINHVLYTLSTSGSFPNHALRNMSGNHVVVESDKPVTASIYVMVDQSPAGT; encoded by the exons ATGACAAGAAAAGCTCTGTTGATCTCTGTGCTTGTTGGGTTGGTTGGTTTTATTGCAGTTCATGCTTATGGGGAGAATGCAAATATGGGTAGCTTTCCAGAGAGTTCTTACTAtgataaaatgaaacaaatgcAGAGGCTTAAGGCTTCGCTTCTCCGCCCTGATTTGGCTCCTGTATCTGAAATTTCCATTTCACCTTCTCCCAGCTATACTCCAACG ATGTTGTCAAGATCTCGAATTTATCGTGTAATGGACTATGGTGCAGATCCAAGTGGAAAAACAGATAGCACAGAAGCACTCCTCAGGGCAATTTCTGATGCTTTTCAAGCCCCAAGTGACAGAATTCTTATGCAAGGGATTATTAATCTTGGTGGTGCAGAGGTTTACCTTGAAGGAGGCTCTTACTTGATTAGTCACCCCTTGCAATTGCCATCCAGTGGTGGTGGAAACCTCTTG ATTCATGGTGGATCACTGCAAGCATCTGATGATTTCCCGGCAGACCGGTATTTAATAGAGTTGTCTACATCTTCAGCTAATGAAGATATACAGGAAAAACCCAATTCCATGGAAGAGCAGCTTTCCTCGTCAACCTATAGTTATGAATTTATCACCCTCAAAGACCTTTTGTTAGACTccaactacaggggagggggaattTTAGTTATCAACTCACTTAGAACTACTATAGGTAATTGTTACATTACCCATTTCACATCTAATGGAGTATTGGTCAAAGGTGGACATGAAACCTACATTAGAAACTCTTTCCTTGGCCAACATATAACTGCAGGAAATGACCCAGGTGAGAGGAATTTCTCAGGCATTGCAATCAACTTAAGGTCCAATGATAATGCTGTCAAAGATGTTGTCATCTTTTCTGCTGCCACTGGTATATTAGTATCTGGTCAGGCTAATACACTCTCTGGGGTACATTGCTATAACAAGGCTACTGGTTTTGGTGGAACTGGAATTTATCTACAGCTACCTGGTTTGACACAAACCCGGATAGTAAATTCTTACTTGGATTACACCGGTATTGTCGCAGAGGATCCAGTGCAATTACAtgtctcaaactcactcttccTTGGAGATGCTTTTGTTCTATTCAAGTCTATCAAGGGTGTGGTGAGAGGTGTAAACATTGTTGATAATATGTTCTCAGGAAGTGATAACGGGATTGACATTGTACAATTGGATCAATCAAATGGGCCTTTCACGAACATCGATCAAGTTGTGATTGACAGGAATAATGTAAATGGGATGAGAGTAAAGGCAACTGTTGCAAGAGGATTGAAACAAGGGAATGGAAGCTTATGGGACATTGACTTCAATCAGGTTCTACTATTTCCTAACCTCATAAACCATGTGTTATACACATTAAGCACAAGTGGTTCGTTCCCTAATCATGCCTTGCGGAATATGTCTGGGAACCATGTTGTTGTTGAGTCAGATAAGCCAGTAACTGCTAGCATCTATGTTATGGTGGATCAAAGTCCTGCAGGTACTTGA
- the LOC122080872 gene encoding uncharacterized protein LOC122080872 isoform X3 — MIISGDLSGFEDGSDGADNGASERSSKVPVVGTAFKSENEAYKFYNAYARTKGFGVKKLQVDRARKDGIQGEAVNRVFTCVKEGLRDDIYRGYRDKEVQYQDTARMGCKAAMQIKKCPSGWVVTKFIEEHNHELVPSLWYLQRTFDVLVHIAKESKERCNVAVDCLKEAIQRCSRIEVRSNADPDANQGGAPNSQQESIRFINFDYNSFSDLAKTKGWPTSSNPKVLYDRHASKNRNKCGNCDELGHNLRTCPLPLNPQRLKSWKPATWPANSTPKAWYDQAKNRNKCGNCDGLGHNLRTCPLPLNPERSKSQKRHATQSPSNVQGTSSNHRQGELRNEFGMDSRGVGVLATQAALQASSVTVCHPRNN, encoded by the exons ATGATCATAAGTGGAG ATCTTTCGGGATTTGAGGATGGGTCTGATGGTGCAGATAATGGAGCGAGTGAGAGATCCAGTAAGGTACCTGTTGTTGGTACGGCGTTCAAGAGTGAGAATGAGGCTTACAAATTTTACAATGCATATGCAAGGACAAAAGGCTTTGGTGTAAAGAAGTTGCAAGTGGACCGTGCTCGTAAGGATGGCATCCAGGGGGAGGCTGTCAATCGAGTATTTACTTGTGTTAAGGAGGGGTTGAGAGATGATATTTACAGGGGTTACAGAGATAAGGAGGTCCAGTATCAGGATACAGCAAGGATGGGCTGCAAAGCTGCCATGCAGATTAAAAAATGCCCTAGTGGTTGGGTTGTCACAAAGTttattgaggaacataatcatGAACTGGTTCCAAGCCTGTGGTATTTACAGCGTACCTTTGACGTACTCGTTCATATTGCTAAAGAGTCAAAAGAGAGATGCAATGTTGCAGTCGATTGCCTAAAAGAAGCCATTCAGAGATGTTCTCGTATTGAAGTGAGGTCCAATGCTGACCCTGATGCAAATCAAGGGGGTGCACCAAATAGCCAGCAAGAGAGTATTAGATTTATAAATTTTGATTATAACAGTTTCTCTGATCTGGCAAAGACAAAAGGCTGGCCAACCTCCTCCAATCCTAAAGTATTGTATGATCGACATGCATCCAAGAACCGCAACAAGTGTGGGAACTGTGACGAACTTGGTCATAACCTGAGGACATGCCCCTTG CCTCTAAACCCACAACGCTTGAAGTCTTGGAAACCTGCAACGTGGCCAGCCAACTCAACGCCCAAAGCATGGTATGACCAAGCAAAGAACCGCAACAAGTGTGGGAACTGTGATGGACTTGGTCATAACCTGAGGACATGCCCCTTG CCTCTTAACCCAGAACGTAGCAAGTCTCAGAAACGCCATGCAACACAATCCCCCTCAAACGTGCAAGGAACTTCTTCAAACCATCGCCAAG GAGAATTAAGAAATGAATTTGGGATGGATTCTCGGGGAGTTGGGGTCTTAGCAACACAAGCTGCATTGCAAGCTTCCTCAGTAACAGTGTGCCACCCCAGGAACAACTAA